The following are from one region of the Rhodospirillaceae bacterium genome:
- a CDS encoding MFS transporter, producing MLERAADVRRAEVRALLLAFAYFFCLLTAYYLLRPVRDEMGIAGGVRQLQWLFTGTFVVMLLAVPLFGALVAKVPRRRFLPAVYGFFIANLLIFYVLFGEPDIRVYVGRAFFIWVSVFNLFVISVFWSFMADLFSNEQGKRLFGFIAAGGSLGAITGPTIAAEIAVPFGPDNLLLISSLFLMLAVACIRALLKTTPQEMPDQQAPIGGGILSGASAVFKSPYLLGICLYLFLYTASSTFLYFLQADIVSAASSDPSERVRIFARIDQAVGLATILIQCFITGRFMRWFGVGLAAALLPVVTIAGFAALAVAPGVLMVTGIQTLRRAVNFGISRPAREVLFTVLSREQKYKSKNFIDTVIYRGGDAISGWAIRFLGLEGGLIALVAAPAALLWIVVAMMLGKNQDRMASQPSAAE from the coding sequence CTGTTGGAGCGAGCCGCGGATGTCCGCAGGGCAGAGGTCCGCGCCCTGCTGCTGGCCTTTGCCTATTTCTTTTGTCTGCTCACCGCCTATTACCTGCTAAGGCCTGTGCGTGATGAAATGGGGATCGCCGGTGGGGTTCGGCAATTACAGTGGTTGTTTACCGGCACTTTCGTCGTCATGCTGCTGGCCGTGCCGTTGTTTGGTGCTTTGGTCGCGAAGGTTCCCCGGCGGCGTTTCCTGCCAGCCGTGTATGGGTTTTTCATCGCCAATCTGTTGATTTTCTATGTCCTGTTCGGCGAACCTGATATCCGGGTTTATGTGGGCCGCGCCTTTTTTATCTGGGTCAGCGTCTTCAACCTGTTTGTTATTTCCGTGTTCTGGAGCTTTATGGCTGATCTGTTCAGCAATGAGCAGGGCAAGCGGCTGTTCGGTTTTATCGCCGCCGGGGGTTCCCTGGGCGCGATCACCGGCCCCACCATCGCCGCCGAAATTGCGGTCCCGTTCGGGCCTGACAATCTGTTGTTGATCTCGTCGTTGTTTTTAATGCTGGCGGTGGCATGCATTCGCGCCCTTCTGAAAACAACGCCGCAGGAAATGCCGGACCAGCAAGCCCCCATCGGCGGCGGCATTCTGTCCGGCGCGTCGGCGGTTTTTAAATCGCCGTATCTGCTCGGCATCTGTCTGTATCTGTTTCTCTATACCGCCAGTTCGACGTTTTTGTATTTTCTGCAAGCCGATATCGTCTCGGCGGCCTCAAGCGATCCGTCGGAACGGGTGCGCATATTCGCCCGTATCGATCAGGCGGTCGGTCTGGCGACGATCCTCATCCAGTGCTTCATCACTGGCCGTTTCATGCGCTGGTTCGGGGTCGGGCTGGCGGCGGCCTTGCTGCCGGTTGTCACTATTGCCGGGTTTGCGGCGTTGGCGGTGGCTCCGGGTGTGTTGATGGTGACCGGCATCCAGACTCTGCGCCGGGCCGTTAATTTCGGTATTTCCCGTCCGGCTCGCGAAGTCCTGTTTACTGTCCTGAGCCGTGAACAAAAGTACAAATCGAAGAATTTTATCGATACCGTTATTTACCGGGGCGGCGACGCCATCAGTGGTTGGGCGATCCGGTTTTTAGGGTTAGAGGGCGGTTTGATCGCCTTGGTCGCGGCCCCCGCCGCCCTTTTGTGGATTGTGGTTGCCATGATGCTCGGTAAAAATCAGGACAGGATGGCCAGCCAGCCTTCCGCTGCTGAATAA
- a CDS encoding aldo/keto reductase, giving the protein MKLTRKEFLKLSASAGAALAMGAMGAMGSTDPANAAQPMARRAIPKSGEMLPVVGLGTSRVFDVAGEPEEMAERRKVMQTLFDGGGSVIDSAPTYGNSETIAGRLLDQMGARDKTFIATKISTWGDREDGLNQMKGSMGRWHTGKIDLMQVHNLKGTDMHLESIRQWRDAGRIRYVGITHYRDDSHEDLEMVLQSEVLDFVQLNYSVLNRNAEKILLPLAAEKGVAVLVNVPFGRGGLFRMVRGKEIPDWAAEFGASSWGQIFLKYILANPAVTCVIPGTSKAKHMIDNVGAGQGLLPDARQRRKILDLMENL; this is encoded by the coding sequence ATGAAACTGACGCGTAAAGAATTTTTGAAACTCTCCGCAAGTGCAGGGGCTGCTCTGGCCATGGGGGCCATGGGGGCCATGGGGTCGACAGACCCCGCGAACGCCGCCCAACCTATGGCGCGGCGCGCCATTCCCAAAAGCGGCGAGATGCTGCCCGTTGTTGGTCTTGGCACGTCCCGTGTCTTTGATGTTGCGGGCGAGCCTGAAGAGATGGCCGAGCGCCGTAAGGTTATGCAAACGCTTTTTGACGGCGGTGGCAGTGTGATCGATTCGGCACCCACCTATGGCAATTCAGAAACCATTGCCGGTCGCCTGCTCGATCAGATGGGGGCCCGTGATAAAACGTTCATCGCCACCAAGATCAGCACCTGGGGGGATCGGGAAGACGGCCTTAATCAGATGAAGGGCTCGATGGGGCGTTGGCATACCGGCAAAATCGATCTGATGCAGGTCCATAACCTAAAGGGTACGGACATGCATCTTGAAAGCATACGACAGTGGCGTGACGCCGGGCGCATTCGCTATGTCGGCATCACCCATTATCGTGATGACTCTCATGAAGACCTTGAAATGGTGTTGCAGTCGGAAGTTCTGGATTTCGTCCAGCTCAATTACTCGGTCCTTAACCGCAATGCTGAAAAAATTCTGCTGCCGTTGGCAGCCGAGAAGGGGGTCGCGGTACTGGTCAATGTACCATTCGGGCGGGGCGGATTGTTCAGGATGGTCCGTGGAAAAGAAATACCTGACTGGGCAGCGGAATTCGGGGCTTCGAGCTGGGGACAGATTTTCCTGAAATACATTTTGGCAAACCCGGCGGTGACCTGCGTCATCCCCGGCACCAGTAAGGCAAAGCATATGATCGATAACGTCGGGGCCGGTCAGGGGCTTTTGCCGGACGCAAGGCAACGCCGGAAAATCCTCGATTTAATGGAAAATCTTTAA
- a CDS encoding TrpB-like pyridoxal phosphate-dependent enzyme encodes MGDYKYTLSEDRIPKHWYNIAADLPEPLAPVLHPGTGQPIGPDDLAPLFPMACIMQEVTQEREIEIPEPVREVYRLWRPAPLYRARRLEQVLDTPAKIYYKYEGVSPSGSHKPNTAVAQAFYNKEEGVKKLSTETGAGQWGSSLAFAGNLFGLEVNVFMVKVSFEQKPYRRALMETYGARCVASPSMETESGKAILAEHPDSTGSLGIAISEAVEVAAQNDDTKYSLGSVLNHVLLHQTIIGQEAMEQMEMAGDDPDIIIGCAGGGSNFAGLAFPFLGQQMRGGKKRQVIAVEPAACPTLTRGTFAYDFGDTAHLTPLVKMHTLGSTFIPSGIHAGGLRYHGMSPLVSHLVALGIVDPVAYHQTGCFDAGVQFARAEGIVPAPESTHAVKAAVDQALKCKEEGTSKTILFNLSGHGHFDMQAYTDYFAGKLKDEDYDHAALDKAMSDLPQVAAE; translated from the coding sequence ATGGGCGATTACAAATATACTTTATCCGAAGATCGTATTCCGAAGCACTGGTACAATATTGCTGCCGATTTACCCGAGCCACTGGCCCCGGTCCTGCACCCGGGAACCGGCCAGCCGATTGGCCCTGACGATCTGGCTCCGTTGTTCCCGATGGCTTGCATTATGCAGGAAGTGACGCAGGAACGTGAAATCGAAATCCCCGAACCGGTCCGCGAAGTCTACCGTCTGTGGCGTCCGGCGCCACTGTATCGGGCTCGCCGTCTGGAGCAGGTCCTGGATACCCCGGCCAAGATTTACTACAAGTACGAAGGCGTCAGCCCGTCGGGCAGTCACAAGCCCAACACCGCCGTCGCCCAGGCCTTTTACAACAAGGAAGAAGGCGTCAAGAAACTGTCGACGGAAACCGGTGCCGGTCAGTGGGGCTCGTCGCTGGCCTTTGCCGGCAATTTGTTCGGTCTTGAAGTCAATGTCTTCATGGTCAAGGTCAGCTTTGAGCAGAAGCCTTACCGCCGCGCCCTGATGGAAACCTACGGGGCGCGCTGTGTCGCCAGCCCCAGCATGGAAACCGAGTCCGGCAAGGCGATCCTCGCCGAACATCCGGATTCCACAGGCTCCCTTGGCATCGCGATTTCCGAAGCCGTCGAAGTGGCGGCCCAGAATGACGACACCAAGTATTCACTGGGCAGCGTTCTCAACCACGTGCTTCTGCATCAGACCATCATCGGTCAGGAAGCCATGGAGCAGATGGAGATGGCCGGTGATGATCCGGATATCATCATTGGTTGCGCCGGTGGCGGTTCCAACTTTGCAGGTCTTGCTTTCCCGTTTTTAGGTCAGCAAATGCGCGGTGGCAAAAAACGTCAGGTCATCGCCGTTGAACCGGCGGCCTGTCCGACCCTGACCCGCGGCACCTTCGCCTATGATTTTGGCGATACCGCCCACTTAACCCCACTGGTCAAGATGCATACTCTTGGCTCAACCTTTATTCCTTCGGGTATTCACGCCGGTGGATTGCGTTACCACGGCATGTCGCCGCTGGTCAGCCATTTGGTCGCTCTGGGGATTGTCGATCCGGTTGCCTATCACCAGACCGGCTGTTTCGACGCCGGTGTCCAGTTCGCCCGCGCCGAAGGCATCGTGCCCGCGCCGGAATCGACCCACGCCGTCAAGGCCGCCGTCGATCAGGCCTTAAAGTGCAAGGAAGAGGGAACGTCGAAGACGATCCTGTTCAACCTGTCAGGCCACGGTCACTTCGACATGCAGGCCTACACCGACTACTTCGCGGGCAAGCTGAAAGACGAAGACTACGATCACGCCGCCCTCGATAAGGCGATGTCGGACTTGCCGCAGGTAGCGGCGGAGTAG
- a CDS encoding MFS transporter: protein MKTSLFIPFSIGHCANDLVPIGMYLLIPAFGLALGLSPTEIGLLFMIHSLGASLAYFPAGLLADHVANRGILLTATFFWVGFGYLAASFSDGFWSFAILIAVAGMGDAAWHPIATGVLTQMHKARRAYALGMHAIGGHISEVIALPAVGLLLSMADWRTAIQVMVIPTLLMGCAFFFIAAKVPRHVNSRPTRADFTDIWRVWSTGAGVRVIVLFISYNMGMFAIITMAPLYLRENHDLGWLATAMAMAAMMLPGALMQPWMGKISDSLGRRPLIIIGNGVAAVAAFVAWLPSPFALSLIALGIALTALVAIRAVLLASAIDHSGGREGTSLGLTFAFMDGFAASGAVLAGIVAESNIANAFLLASGFSVVAVLLAVAQPKSARATTDPALP, encoded by the coding sequence ATGAAAACCAGCCTCTTCATCCCCTTTTCCATAGGCCATTGCGCTAACGATCTGGTGCCCATTGGGATGTACCTGCTGATCCCTGCGTTCGGTTTGGCCCTGGGCCTGTCGCCGACGGAGATCGGCTTATTGTTTATGATCCATAGCCTAGGCGCTTCCCTGGCCTATTTTCCGGCGGGGCTTTTGGCCGATCATGTGGCAAATCGGGGGATTTTGCTGACCGCAACATTTTTCTGGGTCGGCTTCGGCTATCTTGCAGCCTCGTTTTCCGATGGCTTCTGGTCCTTTGCCATCCTGATCGCCGTTGCCGGAATGGGCGATGCGGCCTGGCACCCCATTGCAACGGGCGTGCTGACCCAGATGCATAAAGCACGTCGCGCCTATGCCCTGGGAATGCATGCCATTGGCGGCCATATTTCAGAGGTTATTGCGCTTCCCGCCGTTGGTCTGTTGTTGTCGATGGCGGATTGGCGCACGGCCATACAGGTGATGGTCATCCCGACATTGCTTATGGGATGCGCCTTTTTCTTTATCGCTGCGAAGGTGCCCCGTCATGTCAACTCCAGGCCGACGCGCGCTGATTTTACGGATATCTGGCGGGTCTGGTCGACCGGGGCGGGCGTTCGCGTCATTGTGCTGTTTATCTCGTACAATATGGGCATGTTCGCGATCATCACCATGGCCCCACTTTACCTGAGGGAAAATCATGACCTTGGCTGGTTGGCCACGGCCATGGCCATGGCGGCGATGATGTTGCCTGGCGCGTTGATGCAGCCATGGATGGGCAAGATATCCGACAGCCTTGGGCGGCGACCGCTGATTATTATCGGCAATGGGGTAGCCGCCGTGGCGGCGTTTGTGGCGTGGCTACCATCCCCATTCGCACTTTCCCTGATTGCCCTTGGGATCGCGCTTACAGCGCTGGTGGCTATCCGGGCGGTGCTGCTGGCCTCGGCAATCGACCATTCAGGTGGCCGCGAAGGGACAAGCCTGGGCCTGACCTTCGCCTTTATGGACGGCTTTGCCGCGTCTGGTGCGGTGCTTGCCGGAATCGTGGCGGAGAGCAATATTGCCAATGCTTTCCTGCTGGCCAGCGGGTTCTCTGTGGTCGCGGTTTTGCTCGCCGTTGCCCAGCCGAAATCCGCTCGCGCAACAACAGACCCGGCGCTTCCATAA
- a CDS encoding TetR family transcriptional regulator — translation MKRASTRQAILTTAIELFNEKGTAAVSTNHIAEAMAISPGNLYYHFANKEEIIRHIHQQMVDDMDTVWQTGEDRLPALEKFFEAMTALQGMLVNYRFFQKELSVLLLNDTQLAKAYKKVRKARLKEIEAFFEYLIENGVMRRPQDNKTLPRLIRIGWLIGDYWLDFLSIEDQPLNDKNIGEGVDLIREIIRPYLIEG, via the coding sequence ATGAAACGCGCCTCAACCAGGCAAGCCATCCTGACCACCGCCATAGAGCTTTTCAATGAAAAGGGGACGGCGGCTGTATCGACCAACCATATCGCCGAGGCGATGGCGATCAGTCCGGGCAATCTGTATTACCACTTTGCCAACAAGGAAGAGATCATCCGCCACATTCATCAGCAGATGGTGGACGATATGGATACGGTCTGGCAGACAGGTGAGGATCGGCTGCCTGCTTTGGAGAAATTCTTCGAGGCAATGACGGCCCTGCAAGGAATGCTCGTCAATTATCGATTTTTCCAGAAAGAGCTGTCGGTCCTGCTGCTCAATGACACGCAACTGGCGAAGGCCTACAAAAAGGTTCGCAAAGCCCGCTTGAAAGAGATCGAAGCTTTCTTCGAGTACTTGATTGAAAACGGCGTTATGCGCAGGCCACAAGACAACAAGACCTTGCCCCGCTTAATTCGCATCGGCTGGCTAATCGGCGATTACTGGCTTGATTTTTTGAGCATTGAGGATCAACCGCTCAATGACAAAAATATTGGTGAGGGTGTTGATCTGATCCGCGAAATCATCCGTCCCTATCTGATTGAAGGATAA
- a CDS encoding twin-arginine translocation pathway signal protein, with protein MHRRDFIKVMAAGSGVVLLPSVLSGCGETAETGLEGWNGPMPGETDIRRIVLSYAILAPNPHNKQPWIVDLTGPDSFDLYVDQSRLLPETDPPFRQVHIGQGTFLENAALAAGSLGYAVDVVYFPAGQYGNTKVADKPVASVTLTKDGSARVDPLFAQITKRQSNKRVYDDTPVSAAQLAELAGSINHPGLGLTNEAGKRGKLADIARLAMEIETADKARDAETIAMFRFNDEERARFRDGFGVAQSGMSGLMKMVAETFFLDRRETEADSTDFGAQAVKITTDQANSAAAFGWITTPTNNRLDQLLTGRAYERLNLKATELGLAMHPMSQVLQEYTDMTTLQGQFLGLLDVAEGHTVQMLFRLGIAEPVSHSARRRLTDIMRG; from the coding sequence ATGCACAGACGAGACTTTATCAAAGTAATGGCGGCGGGTTCCGGTGTGGTGTTGCTGCCCAGCGTCCTCAGCGGCTGCGGCGAAACCGCTGAAACCGGGCTTGAGGGCTGGAATGGCCCCATGCCCGGTGAAACGGATATCCGCCGGATTGTTTTGTCCTACGCCATTCTGGCGCCCAACCCGCATAACAAGCAGCCGTGGATCGTCGATCTGACAGGCCCTGACAGCTTTGATCTGTATGTGGATCAATCGCGTTTGCTGCCTGAAACAGACCCGCCGTTTCGTCAGGTTCATATCGGTCAGGGCACCTTCCTTGAGAACGCCGCACTGGCGGCAGGGAGCCTGGGCTATGCCGTGGACGTCGTCTATTTCCCGGCAGGCCAGTACGGCAATACGAAAGTAGCCGACAAACCCGTCGCCTCGGTCACCCTGACAAAGGACGGCAGTGCCCGTGTTGACCCCTTGTTTGCGCAGATCACCAAAAGGCAATCGAACAAACGGGTTTATGATGACACCCCTGTGAGTGCGGCCCAGCTTGCCGAACTGGCTGGTTCCATCAATCATCCGGGTCTTGGCCTGACCAATGAGGCGGGCAAGCGTGGCAAGCTGGCCGACATCGCCCGTCTGGCAATGGAGATTGAAACCGCCGACAAGGCTCGCGACGCCGAAACCATCGCCATGTTCCGCTTTAACGATGAAGAACGCGCCCGCTTCCGCGACGGCTTCGGGGTCGCCCAGTCGGGCATGAGTGGCTTAATGAAGATGGTTGCCGAAACATTTTTCCTGGACCGGCGGGAGACCGAAGCCGACAGTACGGACTTCGGTGCCCAGGCCGTCAAGATAACAACCGATCAGGCCAACTCAGCGGCCGCCTTTGGCTGGATCACGACGCCGACAAATAACCGTCTCGATCAGCTGCTGACGGGCCGGGCCTACGAGCGGCTCAACCTGAAGGCGACTGAACTGGGTCTGGCCATGCATCCCATGAGTCAGGTTCTGCAAGAGTACACCGATATGACCACCCTGCAGGGTCAGTTTCTGGGTCTTTTAGATGTTGCCGAAGGGCACACTGTGCAGATGCTGTTCCGCCTGGGGATCGCCGAACCGGTCAGCCATTCGGCGCGTCGTCGTTTAACCGATATCATGCGTGGATAA
- the miaA gene encoding tRNA (adenosine(37)-N6)-dimethylallyltransferase MiaA encodes MQQRVIIIAGPTASGKSALAIDLAREFSGVIINADSMQVYRELDVLSARPPASDLKQAPHRLYGVLAADDPCSVGRWLTMAVDEIKAAWADEKVPLVVGGTGLYLKALMEGLAPIPDVDPSFRAKATALHGQLGPAAFRDALAALDPEAAARIPAGDTQRLIRAYEVALATGRPLSDWQKDHPAEAPLDAAFAVIVLSPDREILYQGVNQRFAWMMDNGALDEVRALDDLSLDPALPAMKAVGVPELRRYLAGQTDLETAAHDAKQATRQFAKRQMTWLRNQLSADLPLFAQYSESLKPEIFSFIRQFMLTPPS; translated from the coding sequence TTGCAACAACGGGTGATTATTATTGCCGGGCCGACGGCCAGTGGAAAATCGGCACTGGCGATTGATCTGGCGCGGGAATTTTCCGGCGTCATCATCAATGCGGACTCCATGCAGGTCTACCGCGAGCTCGATGTGCTCAGCGCCCGCCCGCCTGCGTCCGATCTTAAGCAGGCCCCGCATCGACTTTACGGGGTTCTGGCCGCTGATGATCCGTGTTCGGTTGGCCGTTGGCTGACCATGGCGGTTGATGAAATCAAGGCCGCCTGGGCGGATGAAAAAGTGCCGTTGGTTGTCGGCGGTACCGGTCTGTATCTTAAGGCATTGATGGAAGGGCTGGCCCCGATCCCCGACGTTGATCCATCTTTCCGGGCTAAGGCGACTGCTCTCCACGGGCAACTTGGGCCCGCGGCTTTTCGCGATGCACTGGCCGCCCTTGACCCGGAAGCGGCGGCCCGCATACCCGCCGGAGATACGCAACGCCTGATCCGCGCCTATGAAGTGGCGCTGGCCACCGGCAGGCCGCTCAGCGACTGGCAAAAGGATCATCCAGCTGAAGCACCCCTTGACGCCGCTTTCGCGGTTATTGTCCTGAGCCCGGATCGGGAAATCCTTTATCAAGGCGTCAATCAGCGTTTCGCCTGGATGATGGACAATGGCGCTCTTGATGAGGTCCGCGCCCTTGATGACTTGTCTCTCGACCCGGCCCTGCCAGCCATGAAGGCGGTCGGGGTGCCGGAACTCAGACGCTATCTGGCCGGTCAAACGGACCTGGAAACCGCGGCCCATGACGCCAAACAAGCGACCCGCCAGTTCGCCAAACGCCAGATGACCTGGCTGCGCAACCAACTTTCAGCTGATTTACCACTATTTGCGCAATATTCGGAAAGTTTGAAGCCTGAAATCTTTTCATTTATTCGTCAATTTATGTTGACCCCGCCGTCATGA
- a CDS encoding acetolactate synthase 3 large subunit, which translates to MSKNHMSGAQILLKALADQGVDVVFGYPGGAVLPIYDEFFKQNKIRHVLVRQEGGAVHAAEGYARSTGKVGVVLVTSGPGATNAVTGLLDAMMDSVPIVCICGQVPTHLIGNDAFQEADTTGITRPCTKHNYLVKNVDNLARRIHEAFLVAKSGRPGPVVIDFPKDVMMAQADYVPPAKVVHKSYKPQVKGDLTKIEQAVKIMAGAKKPLIYAGGGVINSGPGASQLLTQLVHATDFPCTLTLMGLGALAASDKHFVGMLGMHGTYEANMAMHDCDVMVCVGARFDDRVTGRLDAFSPDSVKIHIDIDPSSINKNVHVDLGIVGDVGHVLEDMIKIWKSGQNRADEKAMKSWWKTINKWRERKSLDYDRASKIIKPQYAIERLYELTKKQNEVYITTEVGQHQMWAAQHFHFERPNRWMTSGGLGTMGYGLPAAMGVQMAHPKALVIDIAGEASILMNIQEMSTLVQYNLPVKVFILNNEYMGMVRQWQELLHGGRYAESHMQALPDFVKLAEAFGGVGLRAEKKEQLDDVIGEMIECDRPVIADIAVDKLENCYPMIPSGAAHNEMIFGPENETDDQVSEDGMVLV; encoded by the coding sequence ATGTCGAAAAACCACATGAGCGGCGCACAAATACTCCTGAAAGCATTGGCTGATCAGGGCGTAGACGTTGTCTTTGGCTATCCGGGGGGCGCTGTCCTGCCGATTTATGACGAATTTTTCAAGCAGAACAAGATCCGCCACGTTCTTGTGCGACAGGAAGGGGGCGCGGTCCATGCGGCGGAAGGCTACGCCCGTTCCACCGGCAAGGTCGGCGTTGTCCTGGTGACATCCGGCCCCGGCGCCACCAACGCGGTGACAGGCTTGCTCGATGCGATGATGGACAGCGTGCCGATCGTTTGCATTTGCGGTCAGGTGCCAACCCACCTGATCGGTAACGACGCCTTTCAGGAAGCCGACACCACCGGCATCACCCGGCCCTGCACCAAGCACAACTATCTGGTCAAGAATGTCGACAATCTGGCGCGCCGTATTCACGAAGCCTTTCTGGTCGCCAAAAGCGGTCGCCCCGGCCCGGTCGTCATTGACTTCCCCAAGGACGTGATGATGGCCCAGGCCGATTACGTGCCGCCGGCCAAGGTCGTCCATAAAAGCTACAAGCCGCAGGTCAAGGGTGACCTTACCAAGATCGAACAAGCCGTTAAAATCATGGCTGGCGCCAAGAAGCCGCTGATCTATGCCGGTGGCGGGGTCATTAATTCAGGCCCCGGCGCCTCGCAGCTTTTGACCCAGCTTGTCCATGCGACGGATTTCCCGTGCACCCTGACGCTGATGGGACTGGGGGCGCTGGCCGCCTCTGACAAACATTTCGTCGGTATGCTGGGTATGCACGGAACCTACGAGGCCAACATGGCCATGCATGATTGCGATGTGATGGTTTGTGTTGGTGCGCGCTTTGATGACCGGGTGACCGGCAGGCTCGATGCGTTTTCGCCAGATTCCGTGAAAATCCATATTGATATTGATCCCTCCTCGATCAACAAGAACGTCCATGTTGACCTGGGCATCGTCGGCGATGTCGGCCACGTGCTGGAAGACATGATCAAGATTTGGAAATCAGGACAGAACCGGGCCGATGAAAAGGCTATGAAGTCCTGGTGGAAGACGATCAACAAGTGGCGCGAACGTAAAAGCCTCGACTACGACCGCGCCTCGAAGATCATCAAGCCGCAGTACGCCATCGAGCGCCTGTACGAGCTGACCAAAAAACAGAACGAGGTCTACATCACCACCGAGGTCGGCCAGCATCAGATGTGGGCGGCCCAGCATTTCCATTTTGAGCGCCCCAACCGCTGGATGACATCGGGTGGACTTGGCACCATGGGTTACGGTCTTCCCGCCGCCATGGGTGTGCAGATGGCGCATCCCAAAGCGTTGGTTATTGATATTGCGGGGGAGGCCTCGATCCTGATGAATATTCAGGAAATGTCGACCCTGGTGCAGTATAATCTGCCGGTGAAGGTGTTTATCCTCAACAACGAATACATGGGCATGGTCCGCCAGTGGCAGGAACTGCTGCACGGTGGCCGCTACGCCGAAAGCCACATGCAGGCCTTGCCTGATTTCGTTAAACTGGCCGAAGCCTTTGGCGGCGTTGGCCTTAGGGCCGAGAAAAAAGAACAACTGGACGACGTCATCGGCGAGATGATCGAATGCGACCGTCCGGTGATCGCCGACATCGCCGTCGACAAGTTGGAAAACTGCTACCCGATGATACCCTCGGGTGCGGCCCATAACGAGATGATTTTCGGCCCCGAAAACGAGACCGACGACCAGGTCTCAGAAGACGGCATGGTGCTGGTTTAG
- the ilvN gene encoding acetolactate synthase small subunit — MSVLVDNEPGVLARVIGLFSGRGYNIESLTVAEVDIEENLSRITIVTSGTPMVIEQIKAQLERLVPIHGVNDLTIEGPHVERELALVKVLGVGEKRVEALRIADIFRARAVDSTNDSFIFEIVGDTGKLNAFIELMVPLGLIDVSRTGVAAIARGTVVMDHD, encoded by the coding sequence ATGTCCGTGCTCGTCGATAACGAGCCGGGGGTGCTGGCCCGCGTTATCGGCCTGTTTTCCGGCCGTGGTTACAACATTGAAAGCCTGACCGTCGCCGAAGTTGATATCGAGGAAAACCTGTCGCGGATCACCATCGTCACCTCGGGAACGCCGATGGTGATTGAACAGATCAAGGCCCAGCTGGAACGGCTGGTGCCGATCCACGGGGTCAACGATTTGACCATCGAAGGCCCGCATGTTGAACGCGAACTGGCGCTGGTCAAGGTTCTAGGGGTAGGCGAGAAACGGGTCGAGGCGCTGCGTATCGCCGATATTTTCCGGGCTCGCGCCGTTGACAGCACCAATGACTCGTTCATTTTTGAAATCGTCGGTGACACCGGCAAGCTCAACGCTTTTATCGAACTGATGGTGCCGCTTGGCCTCATCGATGTTTCCAGAACCGGCGTCGCCGCCATTGCCCGTGGCACGGTGGTTATGGACCACGACTGA
- the ilvC gene encoding ketol-acid reductoisomerase: MRVYYDRDADVNLIKSKKVAIIGYGSQGHAHALNLRDSGIKDVCVALRAGSASAKKAENEGLKVMTVAEATAWADVIMMLCPDELQADIYYAEIHANMKEGAALAFAHGLNIHFNLIEARSDIDVFMIAPKGPGHTVRGEYQNGGGVPCLVAVDQDSTGNALEVALSYASGIGGGRSGIIETTFKEECETDLFGEQVVLCGGLMELIKNGFETLVEAGYAPEMAYFECLHEVKLIVDLMYEGGMANMRYSISNTAEYGDYTRGPRIITSETKAEMKKVLDDIQSGRFTRDWMLECKAGQPSFKATRRRNAEHQIEEVGEKLRAMMPWIAKNQLVDKEKN, from the coding sequence ATGCGTGTTTATTATGATCGTGATGCCGACGTTAACCTGATCAAATCGAAAAAAGTCGCCATTATTGGTTACGGCAGCCAGGGCCACGCCCATGCTCTCAATCTGCGCGATAGCGGCATCAAGGATGTCTGCGTCGCCCTGCGCGCGGGCTCCGCCAGCGCCAAGAAGGCCGAAAACGAGGGCCTTAAGGTGATGACCGTCGCCGAGGCCACAGCCTGGGCCGATGTCATCATGATGCTCTGCCCTGACGAGCTTCAGGCCGACATCTACTACGCCGAGATCCACGCCAACATGAAAGAGGGTGCTGCCCTGGCTTTCGCCCACGGCCTTAACATCCACTTCAACCTGATTGAAGCCCGTAGCGACATCGACGTCTTCATGATTGCCCCCAAAGGCCCCGGCCATACGGTGCGCGGCGAATACCAGAATGGTGGCGGGGTTCCGTGCCTGGTCGCTGTTGATCAGGACTCAACGGGCAACGCCCTGGAAGTGGCCCTGTCCTACGCCTCAGGCATTGGCGGCGGACGCTCCGGCATCATCGAAACCACATTCAAGGAAGAATGCGAAACCGACCTGTTCGGCGAGCAGGTCGTCCTCTGCGGCGGCCTGATGGAGCTCATCAAGAACGGTTTTGAAACCCTTGTCGAAGCCGGTTACGCCCCGGAAATGGCCTATTTTGAATGCCTGCACGAGGTCAAGCTGATCGTCGACCTGATGTACGAAGGCGGCATGGCCAACATGCGCTACTCGATCTCAAACACCGCCGAATACGGCGATTACACCCGCGGCCCGCGGATCATCACGAGCGAGACCAAGGCCGAAATGAAGAAGGTTCTGGACGACATCCAGTCCGGTCGCTTCACCCGCGACTGGATGTTGGAGTGCAAGGCCGGTCAGCCGTCCTTCAAGGCGACCCGCCGCCGCAACGCCGAGCACCAGATCGAAGAAGTAGGCGAAAAACTCCGCGCCATGATGCCCTGGATCGCCAAGAATCAGCTGGTCGATAAGGAAAAGAACTAA